In one Leptospira fletcheri genomic region, the following are encoded:
- a CDS encoding DUF4139 domain-containing protein, whose amino-acid sequence MSFRPFIRYFSISCILLGFLSSPGSVISQESEEETPTAITEASDSPKTISYLGTPRVHSVLLYSDFAYTTRIAEFKLPVGSSEISLGEVPYNILDKSVSVSFSDAGRKFKIRGIRVLERVTRKFKSKETEELSRRKESLLLSLSTKSREVQELLDWETSFKSIKPVLREEEGVIEKVDPDSLSGFRKTFSDLSEENTKLRLSKLEELDRIREEFYIVNAKLDHLAQGDVLRRKEIRLEAEVETAGTYKLEYKYLIRGAIWYPRYTLDLKPNGSEAELGWYALVRNETGEDWNGVRLEFSTANPNQDLDLPDYRELRITSRVIAAEEKEYSGSEDRDIDYSRAKKSSAGPPAAAPVMAKEARKKVYRPSTSHAKADDLKSEDSDTQNENPLEKSRMIIEGNFKGQSNSLQVEENMGQLRGDLANQKTFFDQGSYEDSIRYGKEALRRFSGLRESSRKELKEIESQVQILLNRSSQLNSDRKYAYSLIAPGLSSEGFDFRYISQSKEIIPSDKTLNRVFLRKRTVPVTPTYESSPLTGEDAYLTVVSTNQEREPLLSGPLEIYSGENLLGTTSVSTLKPGEKIRMELGPDRDVKIVRREEKFEDKSGLISRKKTIRHRIGISIKNNKKRKILFRLIDRIPYTVDDSVEIRWNLGPDKPEKTEDGILTYEAEIPAGSSKKIEFEYTISYPANNVLRDSSGTGSY is encoded by the coding sequence ATGTCTTTTCGACCTTTTATCAGGTACTTTTCGATCTCCTGTATCCTATTAGGGTTTTTATCTTCTCCTGGATCCGTAATTTCACAGGAGTCGGAAGAGGAGACCCCTACCGCAATTACGGAAGCGTCAGATTCCCCTAAAACGATTTCTTATCTCGGAACGCCCCGCGTTCACTCGGTTCTGTTATACTCGGATTTCGCATATACGACTCGAATTGCGGAATTCAAACTTCCCGTAGGTTCTTCGGAAATCAGCCTAGGCGAGGTTCCGTATAATATTCTGGATAAAAGTGTCTCCGTTTCTTTTTCCGATGCGGGAAGAAAATTTAAAATTCGAGGCATTCGGGTTCTGGAAAGAGTGACTCGAAAATTTAAATCGAAAGAGACGGAGGAATTATCCCGGAGAAAAGAGTCGTTACTTCTTTCCCTCTCGACGAAGTCTAGAGAAGTTCAGGAACTCTTAGATTGGGAGACGAGTTTTAAATCCATCAAACCGGTGTTGAGGGAAGAAGAGGGCGTCATCGAAAAGGTGGATCCGGATTCTCTGTCCGGATTTCGGAAAACATTTTCGGATCTCTCGGAAGAGAATACCAAATTACGTTTATCTAAATTAGAGGAATTGGACCGAATCCGCGAGGAGTTCTATATCGTTAATGCCAAGCTCGATCATTTGGCCCAAGGAGATGTTCTCCGCCGAAAGGAAATTCGTCTGGAGGCCGAAGTAGAGACTGCCGGAACTTATAAACTCGAATACAAATATCTGATTCGAGGAGCCATTTGGTATCCCCGCTACACTCTGGATTTGAAACCTAACGGAAGCGAAGCGGAGCTAGGATGGTATGCTCTCGTTCGGAACGAAACCGGAGAGGACTGGAACGGGGTACGGTTGGAATTTTCCACCGCAAATCCGAACCAGGATTTGGATCTTCCCGATTATCGGGAGCTGAGGATTACTTCCCGCGTGATCGCCGCGGAAGAAAAGGAATATTCCGGTTCCGAAGATAGGGATATAGATTATAGCCGAGCTAAGAAATCCTCCGCGGGACCTCCGGCTGCCGCGCCGGTCATGGCAAAAGAAGCTAGAAAAAAAGTATATCGTCCGTCTACCAGTCATGCCAAAGCGGACGATTTGAAATCGGAAGATTCCGATACGCAAAACGAGAATCCGTTGGAAAAATCCCGTATGATCATAGAGGGGAATTTCAAAGGGCAATCCAATTCCCTTCAAGTCGAGGAAAATATGGGCCAACTTAGAGGGGATTTGGCCAACCAGAAAACCTTTTTCGATCAAGGTTCGTACGAGGATTCTATTCGATACGGAAAAGAAGCGCTAAGGCGTTTTTCCGGCTTACGGGAAAGTTCTCGTAAGGAATTGAAGGAGATAGAATCCCAAGTTCAGATTCTATTAAATCGATCTTCTCAATTGAATTCGGACAGAAAATACGCTTACAGTCTGATCGCCCCTGGATTGTCGTCCGAAGGATTCGATTTTCGTTATATATCCCAATCGAAGGAGATCATTCCTTCTGACAAGACTTTAAATCGGGTCTTTTTGCGTAAAAGGACGGTTCCGGTTACACCTACTTACGAGTCTTCTCCTTTGACGGGAGAAGACGCCTATCTGACCGTAGTATCCACGAATCAGGAACGGGAGCCTTTGCTTTCCGGTCCGCTGGAAATTTATTCCGGCGAGAATCTGCTAGGCACGACTTCCGTGTCGACCTTGAAGCCCGGGGAAAAAATCAGAATGGAATTGGGTCCGGATCGGGACGTAAAAATCGTAAGACGGGAAGAAAAATTCGAGGATAAGTCGGGGCTCATTTCCAGGAAAAAGACGATCCGTCATCGGATCGGAATTTCGATCAAAAATAATAAGAAGCGGAAAATCCTATTCCGACTGATAGATCGGATACCGTACACTGTGGACGACAGCGTGGAAATCCGCTGGAATTTAGGTCCCGACAAACCGGAAAAAACGGAAGACGGCATATTAACGTATGAAGCGGAGATCCCTGCAGGTTCTTCCAAGAAAATCGAATTCGAATACACGATTTCTTATCCCGCAAACAACGTTTTAAGGGACTCTTCCGGAACAGGATCTTATTAA
- a CDS encoding mucoidy inhibitor MuiA family protein, with protein sequence MKPNYIRNLFLLVSFSLFCEGIFAVGGDFPIREITVHQGTAQVLRTGKIQLSPGANRIVVPNLPVSLLEESLMAGTDSEQSEVTGTRTWKEEGTAASNPEVAQLQRRIQNLQKDLEAVVSKENDLKSEKDLLAEFRKKVSETVSRNLMYGRVESDGKNWGTYLRKNREDSFSLFSHWEKVEKNKKNLQNELEEEKAKLSLLLSQAEKSRRITWVQIVNTSGEVKTAELRLSYLVPNATWKPTYILTSNDSAEKVQFESLAEVRQETGEDWQGVRLTLSTTRPDQSQRRNRLHPQRIYDQEVAVRKEVLNTQTQSVGAAQMEPSQTASQNAPESQATSERGGGFLFRLPKLVNLPSQKESRKLEMSSFNIAAKIRTIASPRYKPFPLQEASFLNAGEFPILPGEVSLFRNSGLIGTTRVPYTSPGESVSVSLGTEGSLRLSYRKESNQTREGLITSQKVLEKRVYLTLENFGKEAKSVLVRDQIPISELASVTVEIVKERTTAGAKEFRPNSGIYEWRLEIPPASKREVKLEYRVSFPSDQDLNLP encoded by the coding sequence ATGAAACCGAATTATATTAGAAATTTGTTTTTACTCGTTTCCTTTTCGCTTTTCTGCGAAGGCATTTTCGCGGTGGGTGGCGATTTTCCGATTCGGGAGATAACGGTGCACCAAGGTACCGCACAGGTTTTACGAACGGGCAAAATCCAACTTTCCCCCGGAGCGAACCGGATCGTAGTTCCGAATTTGCCCGTTTCTCTGTTGGAGGAGAGCCTTATGGCCGGCACCGACTCGGAACAATCGGAAGTGACGGGCACGAGAACTTGGAAAGAAGAAGGCACTGCAGCGTCCAATCCGGAAGTTGCCCAACTCCAAAGAAGGATACAAAATCTACAGAAAGATTTGGAAGCGGTCGTCTCCAAAGAGAACGATCTGAAATCCGAAAAGGATCTTCTCGCCGAATTCCGTAAGAAAGTCTCGGAGACCGTCAGCCGCAATCTCATGTATGGAAGAGTGGAGTCGGACGGTAAAAACTGGGGAACCTATCTGAGGAAAAATAGAGAGGACTCTTTTTCCCTATTTTCCCATTGGGAAAAGGTGGAGAAAAATAAGAAAAACCTTCAGAACGAGTTGGAAGAGGAGAAAGCGAAACTTTCCCTTCTCCTTTCTCAGGCGGAAAAAAGCAGACGCATTACCTGGGTTCAGATCGTAAATACTTCCGGCGAGGTGAAAACCGCGGAACTTCGTCTGAGTTACTTGGTTCCGAATGCGACTTGGAAGCCGACGTACATTCTTACGTCTAACGATTCCGCCGAGAAAGTCCAATTCGAATCTTTGGCCGAGGTCCGTCAGGAAACGGGAGAAGATTGGCAAGGAGTCAGATTGACTTTGTCCACTACCCGACCGGACCAGTCCCAAAGACGCAATCGCTTGCATCCGCAGAGGATTTACGACCAAGAAGTTGCAGTAAGAAAAGAAGTCCTAAACACGCAAACCCAATCGGTTGGCGCGGCACAAATGGAACCTTCGCAAACCGCTTCTCAAAATGCTCCGGAATCCCAGGCGACATCCGAAAGAGGAGGCGGTTTTCTATTCCGATTGCCTAAACTAGTCAATCTTCCTTCCCAAAAAGAATCCAGAAAACTCGAAATGAGTTCTTTTAACATTGCAGCAAAGATCCGCACGATCGCTTCTCCTCGATACAAGCCCTTTCCTTTGCAGGAGGCTAGCTTCCTGAATGCGGGAGAGTTTCCGATTTTGCCGGGGGAAGTCTCTTTGTTTCGCAATTCCGGATTAATCGGAACGACTCGGGTTCCTTATACCAGCCCGGGGGAATCGGTTTCCGTTTCCTTAGGTACGGAAGGAAGTCTTCGGCTTTCCTACAGAAAAGAGTCCAACCAGACTCGAGAAGGTTTGATCACTTCCCAGAAGGTACTGGAGAAACGAGTCTATCTGACTTTGGAAAATTTCGGTAAGGAAGCGAAATCCGTTTTAGTCCGGGATCAAATTCCGATTTCCGAATTGGCCAGCGTTACTGTGGAGATCGTAAAAGAAAGAACTACGGCGGGAGCAAAGGAATTTCGTCCGAACTCGGGAATCTACGAATGGCGTCTAGAAATTCCGCCGGCGAGTAAGAGGGAAGTAAAATTGGAATACCGAGTCAGTTTTCCGAGTGATCAGGACCTGAACCTTCCGTGA
- a CDS encoding LIC_13355 family lipoprotein — translation MAKNKILHFLTGALLGIGFSVSCQSKSESGSEVSIAALTQLLQGGGSGTTSNCRSFLPKESGNIYVGDQIVSAPANSGIGFKDSYCSANGVRGIDLFDGSLDVYTLDPSGVGALLVLGWSGKKVLPGPGIDFMVYENPFFIGVQNNTNPFNSVFLEPIVVEVGNDLTNWCGWNPTYTNSNPSVFSNDPSVWARFAGITPFVLNQESNPMTVSAVYNPDVVHGGGGGDGFDLAEPNFGATGSGCTGTLKNDLQTNGFLYIKLVPAITVQPSLPIPAGNGTPDIDGVIARNLSP, via the coding sequence ATGGCGAAAAATAAAATCCTTCATTTTCTTACCGGCGCCCTTTTGGGGATAGGGTTTTCCGTTTCCTGTCAAAGCAAATCCGAATCGGGTAGCGAGGTGTCGATAGCGGCATTGACCCAGTTACTACAGGGTGGCGGATCCGGAACTACGAGCAATTGTCGAAGTTTCTTACCGAAGGAGTCCGGCAATATCTACGTAGGCGATCAGATCGTTTCCGCTCCCGCAAATAGCGGGATCGGTTTCAAAGATTCCTACTGTTCTGCTAACGGCGTCCGAGGAATCGACCTTTTCGACGGTTCTCTGGACGTTTATACTTTGGATCCTTCCGGAGTCGGTGCCCTTTTGGTTCTAGGCTGGTCAGGAAAAAAGGTACTGCCCGGACCTGGGATTGATTTTATGGTTTATGAAAATCCGTTCTTCATCGGAGTCCAAAACAACACGAATCCATTTAACTCAGTTTTCTTGGAACCGATCGTGGTGGAAGTCGGCAACGACCTAACAAATTGGTGCGGTTGGAACCCTACCTACACGAACTCGAACCCGAGTGTCTTTTCCAACGATCCTTCCGTTTGGGCGAGATTTGCAGGAATCACCCCCTTCGTTTTGAATCAGGAATCGAATCCGATGACTGTATCCGCCGTATACAATCCGGATGTAGTTCACGGAGGCGGCGGCGGAGACGGATTCGATTTGGCAGAACCGAATTTCGGAGCCACCGGATCCGGTTGCACGGGAACCTTAAAAAACGATCTCCAGACGAACGGGTTTCTTTATATCAAACTAGTTCCTGCAATTACAGTCCAACCTTCTCTTCCAATTCCGGCAGGGAATGGCACCCCGGATATAGACGGAGTGATTGCGAGAAATCTAAGTCCTTAA
- a CDS encoding adenosylcobinamide-GDP ribazoletransferase, producing the protein MIRFLRRELVLFLSSVRFNTRIAVPDWVEHSEELLASSVRYFPLVGWIIACLTLSVFLGSRQILPTMIAAILSICASVFATGAFHEDGFTDVCDGFGGGWNKEKILGIMKDSRIGAFGVIGIVLLLLLKSVCYFFLADLPFFFFAIAIWSSHASSRLFANMMAISLPYAREDELSKVKSIVKSMKASDVFISAIWGLGPSLLLPFIQSSDPLRYSLMTLIPLGFQLLGFVTLRNFYNKRLGGYTGDCLGAVQQVTEILFLLGTIVAWKYY; encoded by the coding sequence ATGATTCGTTTCCTTCGTCGAGAGCTGGTCCTATTTTTATCTTCGGTACGCTTTAACACTCGAATCGCCGTGCCGGATTGGGTGGAACATTCCGAAGAGCTGCTCGCTTCTTCGGTAAGATACTTTCCTCTCGTAGGTTGGATCATCGCCTGTCTGACTCTTTCGGTATTTTTAGGAAGCCGGCAAATTCTGCCTACGATGATCGCCGCCATTCTTTCGATTTGTGCCTCCGTTTTTGCCACGGGAGCTTTCCACGAAGACGGATTTACGGACGTCTGCGACGGTTTCGGCGGAGGTTGGAACAAGGAAAAAATCCTGGGGATCATGAAAGACAGCCGGATCGGAGCTTTCGGTGTAATCGGCATCGTTCTCCTTTTACTCTTAAAGTCGGTCTGCTATTTTTTTCTGGCGGATCTTCCTTTCTTTTTCTTCGCGATCGCGATTTGGAGTTCCCATGCATCGAGCAGACTTTTTGCGAACATGATGGCAATATCCTTACCTTATGCGAGAGAAGACGAACTTTCCAAAGTAAAATCGATCGTCAAATCGATGAAAGCATCCGACGTTTTTATTTCCGCGATCTGGGGATTGGGACCTTCCCTTTTGCTCCCTTTCATTCAAAGCTCCGATCCGCTTCGATATTCCCTTATGACTCTTATTCCTCTCGGTTTTCAATTATTAGGTTTCGTTACTTTACGAAATTTTTATAACAAACGGCTCGGGGGATATACGGGAGATTGCCTAGGCGCAGTTCAGCAAGTCACGGAGATACTTTTTCTGCTAGGGACGATAGTCGCATGGAAATATTACTAA
- a CDS encoding histidine phosphatase family protein, which produces MEILLIRHTTPEVEPGTCYGWTDLGLPATFEKEAGELSKILPERMNSIRTSPLFRCYSLAEFLSKRWEAIGKPPAWKVDPRIRELNFGAWEGKLWEEIPREETDLWMENYVHRSPPDGETYSDLRTRVSEAWEEALKEGRAWEKTRKEEGESEEYREAWVSHGGVIRCIASIVLGFPLENAFRASLEYGSLSMVRVRFGENTSFPQFVFWNRRAG; this is translated from the coding sequence ATGGAAATATTACTAATCCGTCATACGACTCCCGAAGTGGAACCTGGGACCTGTTACGGCTGGACCGATTTGGGTCTTCCAGCCACCTTTGAAAAGGAAGCCGGCGAACTCTCAAAGATCCTTCCGGAACGAATGAATTCGATACGAACGAGTCCCCTATTTCGGTGTTATAGTCTGGCGGAATTCCTAAGCAAACGATGGGAAGCGATTGGAAAACCTCCCGCCTGGAAAGTCGATCCCAGAATTCGTGAATTGAATTTCGGAGCTTGGGAAGGGAAACTCTGGGAGGAAATCCCCCGTGAAGAAACGGATCTCTGGATGGAAAATTACGTTCATCGTTCTCCGCCTGACGGAGAAACGTATTCCGATTTGCGAACCCGAGTTTCCGAAGCTTGGGAAGAAGCTTTAAAGGAAGGGCGCGCATGGGAGAAAACCAGAAAGGAAGAAGGAGAAAGCGAAGAATACAGGGAAGCCTGGGTCAGTCATGGCGGAGTCATTCGGTGTATCGCATCCATCGTCCTTGGATTCCCTTTGGAGAACGCTTTCCGCGCCTCTCTGGAATACGGCTCTCTTTCCATGGTTCGGGTCCGCTTCGGAGAGAATACTTCTTTTCCCCAATTCGTATTTTGGAATCGACGGGCCGGTTAA
- a CDS encoding vWA domain-containing protein, whose protein sequence is MSSLIMRKIQIFLLRHSYRFSRMGILLFVAYWYALSLPIFASDLFPGSTDSEERAKLFVLDASGSMNEYLGIYQKIHLAKKHVKHYVDGLSERTTVGFIAYGNRLPGCQSSRLYQPFEDDKSKFRNKLYGLTPSGATPLAESIRVAGTYLSGKKRPVELILVTDGIESCYGDPEKELKILQSKGIDFRMNIIGLGLKPEERAAMQSLAKLGKGSYFNVDGDGDFQSAVEKLLHQETVSKISENSGSRPTGNSSPIRILNWERTKVDENKNGYTVTFEFDHPGLKDRCITMNLKSPGTDSLKPTQLGKLRPENPEKVSRLETVCPSQSAGRGKFSFVAVKGIGTSAVLELWDMSGVPQVVGISQEVQIGKDFTEGSGPDHSEN, encoded by the coding sequence ATGAGCTCCCTAATCATGCGGAAAATTCAGATCTTTCTCCTTCGACATTCCTATCGATTTTCTCGGATGGGGATTCTCCTTTTCGTCGCTTACTGGTACGCCCTTTCGCTACCGATATTCGCATCCGATCTTTTTCCCGGATCGACGGATTCCGAAGAACGCGCCAAGCTTTTCGTTTTGGATGCAAGCGGCTCGATGAACGAGTATCTAGGAATCTACCAAAAGATTCATTTGGCCAAAAAACACGTAAAACATTATGTGGACGGCCTCTCCGAGCGCACAACGGTAGGATTCATCGCCTACGGAAACAGGCTTCCGGGATGTCAATCTTCAAGACTTTACCAGCCTTTTGAGGATGATAAATCAAAATTTCGTAATAAACTCTACGGATTGACTCCCTCCGGCGCCACTCCGTTAGCGGAATCCATCAGAGTCGCGGGAACCTATCTTTCCGGAAAAAAAAGACCTGTGGAATTGATCCTGGTTACGGACGGAATCGAAAGTTGTTACGGTGATCCCGAAAAAGAACTAAAAATACTCCAATCAAAAGGGATCGATTTCCGGATGAACATCATCGGACTCGGATTGAAACCTGAAGAAAGAGCCGCCATGCAATCCTTGGCAAAGCTAGGTAAAGGCTCCTATTTCAACGTGGACGGCGACGGCGACTTCCAGTCGGCTGTGGAAAAACTTCTCCATCAGGAAACAGTTTCCAAGATATCCGAAAACTCCGGTTCCAGACCTACAGGAAATTCTTCTCCGATCCGAATCCTAAATTGGGAAAGAACCAAAGTGGACGAAAACAAAAACGGATACACGGTTACTTTCGAATTCGATCATCCGGGTTTAAAGGATCGTTGTATCACGATGAACCTGAAATCCCCAGGTACCGATTCCCTCAAACCGACCCAATTGGGCAAACTAAGACCCGAAAATCCCGAAAAGGTAAGCAGACTAGAAACCGTCTGCCCGAGCCAAAGCGCCGGTAGGGGGAAATTCTCTTTCGTGGCCGTGAAGGGAATTGGAACTTCCGCAGTCCTCGAACTCTGGGACATGTCGGGAGTTCCTCAGGTCGTCGGAATCAGCCAAGAGGTCCAGATCGGCAAAGATTTCACGGAAGGTTCAGGTCCTGATCACTCGGAAAACTGA